In the Elusimicrobiaceae bacterium genome, GGGATATACTCGTCGGTCAGGGCAGTACCGTCGGGGTTTTTCAGGGTGTCGTAAGCGGAAGTGACGGCTGCCTCCGCCGTGCCGCAATGCCGGGCGGCATGGCCCAGCATGGCCTCCAGCGAAAGATCCACCAGATCCCAGCTTTCGTTGCGGTCCATCGCATAATACCGGCCAATAACGGTGGCGATCCTGCCCGCGCCGATCTCCCTGATCTCGTTCTCAAGCGTTTTGATGTAGGTCAGCGCGCTGCGCGGAGGCGTGTCGCGCCCGTCGGCGAAAAAGTGCACGCGGATGTCCCGCACTCCCAGCCCGGCCGCGTGGCGCATGATGGCGAACAGATGATCCTGATGCGCGTGCACCCCTTCGTCCTGCACAAGCCCCATGAGATGAAGCGGTTTTTTGTTTTTAACGCAGTTGTCCATAACCGCCTTCAGCGCGGGCGAGTCGAACAGCGTGCCGCCGGCTATCATATCCTTCAGGCGCTTAAGCTCCTGCACCACCACGCGCCCGGCTCCCATATTCAAATGCCCCACTTCAGAGGAGCCCTGATACCCCGCCGGCAGCCCGACCGCCTCGCCCGACGGCTCCAGCATTGCGGTCGGGTATCCGGCCCGGTATTCGTTCATGCGCGGTGTCCGGGCGGTTGTGACAGCGTTGAATTTGCCCGGCCGGGCTTCGCCCCAGCCGTCACGGATGATAAGCAGTACAGGTCGTTTTGTCATGGCAATTCCTCGTCCGGGGCCGCCGCGCGGCGCCGGTTATTGTGCGCTATCGGGGTCCGAAACTTTTTTGGCGGCCGGTTTTTTCCGCTTGCTCCGGCCGGCAGGCCCGGCATCGTTAAAAATGAATTTCCCGGTCGCGTCGAGAACGGTATCCGCGTCCGGGTTCTCCGACAGGAACATATTCACGCCATGGCCCGTCCCGGCGGTAATCACTTCCGGGATATTGCCGCCGGCAAGCGCGGTTTTGTTCAGGATACGCACGGTCTTGAGCGAATATTCGTCGGTTAAAGCGGCCGCCAGAAGCACCGGCAGCCGCCCGATTTTTTCAATGGCCTTTCCGGTTGTTATGCCGCGGTAATCAAGTCCCGGCGACAGCAGAACCAGCCCCGCCGGCCTGATCAGGCCGGCGGCTTTCGCGTTCAGGACAAGATTGGCTCCGATACTCGCGCCGGCCGCATAGATGCCGTCCGCGGCCACTTTTTTCGAAACCAGAAAATTCCACGCGGCCTCCACGTCTTTCACGTTCTGGAGGCAGGCCATCCAGTTGGACATCGGGTTGCCGGAGGGGTCGGTTACGCTTTCGCCGTGGCAGCGCATATCCACGGACAGATACCCCGCCCCGCGCTCTGCCAGCCGAGTTTCCAGCGGCAGCCACTCACCGCGCGAGGAGCCCAGCCCGTGCACCATCAGCACGGTCGGCAGGCCGGGTTTTGCGGGCGCATAATCGGCATACAGGGTCCAGCCGTCGGAGGTGGCAAAGCTGACGCGCGCGGGCTTGCTGTCCGGCGCGGCAGCTGTTCCTTGCGCGCAAAACGCGAAAGGAGAGAAGATGAATATGGAAGCCGCGATCAAAACTGTAGCTTTTTTCATATATACAATTGTACCAATAGCGCGGTTGATGTCAAAAGCCTTAATTTCCGCCAGTCCCGCAGCACCCGCTGCCGTATTTACGCCGCGCCCCCGCTTGTGTTAAACTTGTAGTTACCGAATTATCAAAATGGAGAGTTTATGCGCAATACTTTTACCGATTCAGACGCGCTGGGCGTAACCGCCGTCCGCATGCTGGCCGTTGACATGGTGCAGAAAGCCAACTCGGGCCACCCCGGCCTGCCACTGGGCGTGTCGCCCATGGCGTATACCCTGTGGAGAAAATTTTTAAGGCATAATCCGGCGAACCCGAACTGGCCCGACCGGGACAGATTCGTGCTGTCCGCCGGGCACGGCTCCGCCATGCTTTACGCGCTGCTGCACCTGTTCGGCTACGGGCTGACACTCGAAGACCTCCGGGAGTTCCGCCAGTGGGGCAGCCGCACCCCCGGCCACCCGGAATTCGGACACACGGCCGGGGTGGAAACGACCACCGGCCCGCTCGGACAGGGGTTTGCGATGGCTGTAGGCCTGGCACTGGGCGAACGCTTCATGGCGAAAGAATTTAACCGGCCCGGCCACGAAATAATCAGCCACCATACTTATGTGATCGCAGGCGACGGTGACCTGATGGAAGGCGTGTCCGCCGAAGCGGCGAGCCTCGCGGGGCACCTGGGCCTTGAAAAACTCGTCTGCCTCTACGACGACAACGGCATTACCATAGAAGGCTCCACACGGCTCGCTTTCACCGAGGACACGGCCGGAAAATTCAAGGCGATGAACTGGCGCGTCATCCGCGTGGCTGACGGAAACGATCTGACCGCCGTAGCCGGCGCGCTCGCAAAAGCGCGCCGGCCCTGCGGCAAGCCCACGCTTATACTGGTCAAAACCCATATCGGCTACGGCAGCCCCCATCACGACACCGCGAAAGTGCACGGCGAGCCGCTCGGCGACGGCATGGCGGAAACCCGCAAATTTTACAACTGGCCTCACGCGCCTTTTGAAATACCGGACGCTGTCCGCGCGCATTTCGGGCAGGTGAAAACCGAACTGGCTGGAACCGAAAAATCCTGGGCCAGAAAACTCAACGCCTACAGGACCGCGTTCCCGGACGATCATGACCGGCTGCTTAAACGGTTCGCGGGCGAACTGCCGGCTGATCTGGAAGCCGCGCTCCCGGTGTTCAGGCCGGCGGACGGCGCGGTGGCCACCCGCATAGCGCTCGGCAAAACGCTTAACGCGCTCGGCGAAAAACTGCCCGCGCTCTACGGCGGCTCGGCGGACCTCGCGCCGTCAAATAAAACCGACCTGAAAAACAGGCAGGACCATGTCATCCATTTCGGCATCCGCGAACACGCGATGGGCGCGATCATCAATGGGCTGGCTCTGCACGGCGGAATCGTGCCGTTCGGCGCGACGTTCTTCGTGTTCGCCGATTACATGCGCCCGGCCATGCGGCTGGCCGCGCTGATGGGCTGCGGATCGCTGTTTCTGTTCACGCACGACGGCATAGGAGTAGGCGAAGACGGCCCCACCCACCAGGCGGTGGAACAGCTCGCCGGCCTGCGCGCCATGCCGGGCCTGCTGGTGTTCCGCCCCGCGGACGCCAATGAAACCGCGCATTCGCTCGCGCTGGCCATCCGGCTGAAAAAACCGGCGGCGCTGGCGTTCACCCGGCAGGATCTGCCTGTTCTTGATACGGAGAAACTTGACATTAAAGCCGGCGTAGCCAGAGGCGCGTACGCAGTTTATGGCGGACAGGAACTGCCGGACGTGATTGTCATGGCGACCGGATCCGAAGTGGGCATAGCGGTCAAAGCCTGTCAGGAACTGGCCGCCAAAGGTGTAAAGGCGCGCGCGGTTTCGATGCCGTGTCTTGAACTGTTTGAAGAACAGGATGAAGCCTTCCGCGACGCCTTATTGCCGCCTCGGGTCAGAGCCAGAATAGCAGTGGAAGCGGGTTCGTCCCTGGGCTGGCACAAATACACCGGTGACGGCGGCGTGGTAATCGCGCTGGACCGGTTCGGCGCGTCCGCACCGTGGAAAGTGAACTTCGAGAAATTCGGCTTTTCAGCCGCCAATATCACCGCGACGGCCCTGAAACTGCTGGGCAAATAAACCCGGCTCGCCTTCCTAAACGGCCCCGCCGTCATGCGGGGCCGTTTTTTCAAGAACGCTTATTTTTGTATATTATTACTAGGAATTCAAGGGCCGGAAAACAGAACGGAGAAGACCGCAATGTCATTTCTAAATCCAGCGCTCACGCTGTTTTTTATTATGGACCCTTTGGGCAACGTGCCGCTTTTCGTGGCCGCTCTGGAAAAAGTGCCGCCCGAACGGCGCAAAAGAGTGATCATGCGCGAATTGTGGATCGCGCTGGGCATGCTGCTTTTTTTCTTTCTGTTCGGGCACATGTTTCTGACGCTCATGTCCATCAAGCAGGGCACGCTCACGATAGCCGGCGGCATGATTCTGTTTCTTATCGCGCTCAAAATGATTTTTCCGCCGGCGCGTGAAGACGGCTTCGCCGAAAATCCCGGCGGCGAACCGTTCATAGTGCCGCTGGCGGTGCCGCTGGTGGTGGGGCCGTCGTCCATGAGCTTTGTGATGATCATCGCCAACCAGAACCCGCAGCAGTTTACGTCCAGCCTTGCGGCCATCGCAATCGCGTGGGCCGCGAACGTGCTGATCCTGCGGCAGGCTTTCCGCATTAACACTTTGCTCGGCCCGAAAGTGATGATGGCGGTCACCCGCCTTATGGGCATGCTTTTGTGCGTGATGGCGGTACAGATGTTTCTTGACGGAATCCAGACTTTTATGGCGGCGAAATAACCGATATGCTACAGAGATTCAAACTGCTTGCCGCGGCCGCGCTGGCGGCGCTGGCGCTCGCTCCGGCGGGAGCGAACGGCGCCGGGCCCCAAAAACCGCATGTAACCCTGTTCTACGCTTCGCACTGCAAAGTGTGCCTTAGCCTGAAAAAAGAATTTCTGCCCGAGGTGCGCCGGCAATACGAAAACCGCGTGCAGTGGCGCGAGCTGGAAACCGACAGCAACGAAAGCAATCTGGCGCTGCTGTACATTGTTTCGAAAGACAATGGCTACAAGGATGCCCGGGTACCCGCGATCCTTATTGGCAATTCCGTTCTGCTGGTCGGCAAAACTCCTATCGAGGAAAGGCTGGCGAAGGAAATAGACGCCGCCATAACCGCGGCGGGCAAGACGGATCAGGTTCAGGCGGAGGTCGGGCCGGGGCAGGCCTCGCCCGTATTAAAGGGGCTGTTTGCCGGCATGAGCGCGACTGCGGTCGCCGGCGCGGGACTGGTGGACGGGATAAACCCGTGCGCGTTCGCGGTGATCGTGTTTTTCGTGTCGTTCCTCGCGGTATACGGGTATAACCGGCGCGACATCGTTTATATCGGTTCGGCTTACTGCCTCGCGGTGTTTCTGACCTATCTGCTGCTG is a window encoding:
- a CDS encoding alpha/beta hydrolase produces the protein MKKATVLIAASIFIFSPFAFCAQGTAAAPDSKPARVSFATSDGWTLYADYAPAKPGLPTVLMVHGLGSSRGEWLPLETRLAERGAGYLSVDMRCHGESVTDPSGNPMSNWMACLQNVKDVEAAWNFLVSKKVAADGIYAAGASIGANLVLNAKAAGLIRPAGLVLLSPGLDYRGITTGKAIEKIGRLPVLLAAALTDEYSLKTVRILNKTALAGGNIPEVITAGTGHGVNMFLSENPDADTVLDATGKFIFNDAGPAGRSKRKKPAAKKVSDPDSAQ
- a CDS encoding MarC family protein; amino-acid sequence: MSFLNPALTLFFIMDPLGNVPLFVAALEKVPPERRKRVIMRELWIALGMLLFFFLFGHMFLTLMSIKQGTLTIAGGMILFLIALKMIFPPAREDGFAENPGGEPFIVPLAVPLVVGPSSMSFVMIIANQNPQQFTSSLAAIAIAWAANVLILRQAFRINTLLGPKVMMAVTRLMGMLLCVMAVQMFLDGIQTFMAAK
- a CDS encoding 2,3-bisphosphoglycerate-independent phosphoglycerate mutase, producing MTKRPVLLIIRDGWGEARPGKFNAVTTARTPRMNEYRAGYPTAMLEPSGEAVGLPAGYQGSSEVGHLNMGAGRVVVQELKRLKDMIAGGTLFDSPALKAVMDNCVKNKKPLHLMGLVQDEGVHAHQDHLFAIMRHAAGLGVRDIRVHFFADGRDTPPRSALTYIKTLENEIREIGAGRIATVIGRYYAMDRNESWDLVDLSLEAMLGHAARHCGTAEAAVTSAYDTLKNPDGTALTDEYIPPSVIGDFKGIADGDSVIHINFRQDRAIELAKAFVEDEYPGRRSR
- the tkt gene encoding transketolase produces the protein MRNTFTDSDALGVTAVRMLAVDMVQKANSGHPGLPLGVSPMAYTLWRKFLRHNPANPNWPDRDRFVLSAGHGSAMLYALLHLFGYGLTLEDLREFRQWGSRTPGHPEFGHTAGVETTTGPLGQGFAMAVGLALGERFMAKEFNRPGHEIISHHTYVIAGDGDLMEGVSAEAASLAGHLGLEKLVCLYDDNGITIEGSTRLAFTEDTAGKFKAMNWRVIRVADGNDLTAVAGALAKARRPCGKPTLILVKTHIGYGSPHHDTAKVHGEPLGDGMAETRKFYNWPHAPFEIPDAVRAHFGQVKTELAGTEKSWARKLNAYRTAFPDDHDRLLKRFAGELPADLEAALPVFRPADGAVATRIALGKTLNALGEKLPALYGGSADLAPSNKTDLKNRQDHVIHFGIREHAMGAIINGLALHGGIVPFGATFFVFADYMRPAMRLAALMGCGSLFLFTHDGIGVGEDGPTHQAVEQLAGLRAMPGLLVFRPADANETAHSLALAIRLKKPAALAFTRQDLPVLDTEKLDIKAGVARGAYAVYGGQELPDVIVMATGSEVGIAVKACQELAAKGVKARAVSMPCLELFEEQDEAFRDALLPPRVRARIAVEAGSSLGWHKYTGDGGVVIALDRFGASAPWKVNFEKFGFSAANITATALKLLGK